One window of the Nitrospirota bacterium genome contains the following:
- a CDS encoding DUF512 domain-containing protein, with amino-acid sequence MKIAEVKTMRPKGLLIVNVEPGSIAEEVGIEKEDELLTVNGKFLRDVIDYKFYSTEEVITVELAKQDGEIWEIEIEKEFDEGLGIEFSPMKIRQCPNECEFCFVDQMPDGYRKSLYIRDEDYRFSFMFGNYITLTNLSRKDKERIYEQKLSPLYISVHTTDVELRKDLLKNEHAPPILPQISELTAQGIRLHTQIVLTPQLNDGDYLERSVRDLAKFYPGVMSLAIVPVGLTKHRENLPSLPTFTPEYARKTILAIEAWREELKREIDYPFLFPADEMFIIGELPLPSLDYYADFPQLENGVGMVTAFLSEMEMFIGQFPDKIEGKKTVSLITGASFYPYLKKILDQIQIDGVTFQLFQIQNDFLGHSVTMTGLIAGGDILAQLKDRDLGDVLLIPSVALNEFNQLFLDETPFENLEKVLGVETILVESTAKGLAEFIENLG; translated from the coding sequence ATGAAGATTGCTGAAGTCAAAACAATGAGGCCAAAGGGTCTGCTCATCGTCAATGTGGAACCTGGAAGCATTGCCGAAGAGGTGGGCATCGAAAAAGAGGATGAGCTTTTGACTGTCAATGGCAAATTTCTCCGGGACGTTATCGATTATAAATTCTATTCAACTGAAGAAGTGATCACAGTCGAACTGGCGAAACAAGATGGCGAAATCTGGGAGATCGAGATCGAAAAGGAATTCGATGAAGGGTTGGGTATCGAGTTCTCTCCTATGAAGATTCGACAGTGTCCGAATGAGTGTGAATTTTGTTTCGTCGATCAGATGCCGGATGGATATCGCAAATCCCTTTACATTCGTGACGAGGACTATCGTTTTTCGTTTATGTTTGGAAATTATATTACCTTAACCAATCTTTCCAGGAAAGATAAGGAGCGAATATACGAACAGAAGCTCTCTCCCCTATATATTTCTGTTCATACAACCGATGTCGAGCTAAGAAAAGACCTCCTGAAAAATGAACATGCTCCTCCCATCCTGCCACAGATTTCGGAATTGACCGCACAAGGAATTCGTCTTCATACCCAGATCGTCCTGACGCCGCAACTCAACGATGGCGATTATCTGGAAAGGAGCGTGAGAGACCTGGCGAAATTCTACCCGGGTGTCATGTCGCTCGCGATCGTTCCAGTCGGGCTCACGAAACATCGTGAAAATCTCCCTTCTCTGCCGACATTTACCCCCGAATATGCCAGAAAAACCATTCTTGCCATTGAAGCCTGGCGAGAGGAATTGAAGCGGGAGATAGACTATCCGTTTCTCTTTCCGGCGGATGAAATGTTTATTATCGGAGAACTTCCACTCCCTTCTTTGGACTATTATGCTGATTTTCCTCAACTTGAGAACGGTGTTGGAATGGTGACCGCATTTTTATCGGAAATGGAGATGTTTATAGGTCAATTTCCGGATAAAATCGAGGGAAAGAAAACAGTTTCCCTGATCACGGGGGCCTCATTTTATCCCTATTTGAAAAAGATTTTGGATCAAATTCAAATCGACGGAGTGACTTTCCAGCTTTTTCAGATTCAAAATGATTTTTTAGGGCATTCGGTTACGATGACCGGATTAATTGCAGGCGGCGACATCCTGGCGCAGCTTAAAGACAGGGATTTGGGCGATGTTCTGCTCATTCCATCTGTTGCACTTAATGAATTTAATCAGTTATTTCTTGACGAGACGCCTTTTGAAAATCTGGAAAAGGTTCTGGGTGTTGAGACCATTCTGGTTGAATCAACGGCGAAAGGACTCGCGGAATTTATAGAGAATCTGGGATGA